TGTCTCCCACTTATTGAATACCCTGTGCACTGTAACTCCTCGCCTGCTATGACGCGACAAAACAGTGGAGAGAGTGGCAGCAATGCTGTTCGGGAGTTAGATGATTCATCAGCGTGTATTCAATCGTCATTGGACATAGTTTCTAGCTCGCAGAATGCTAATGTGGCCTTGGTCTGTGATGTACAAGTAAATGAGGATCCCAGCAAGATAGAAGCACAAGATTCTCAATCTTCTATGTGTCAGGAAGCATGCTATCCTTCCATGGAGGGTGTTGCATCTGCTTCGTCTGATGTTCATTACcatgtttcttcttctaacTTTGATCCAGATACAAACTTGCAACAGGAGTTTGGTCAAAGTATGAATTTGCAGATGGATATAGATGAAACACCAAGTACTTCTTTGTTTGCAGACAACCAGACTATTTGTACTACAGTGAGTAATGAGAGATCTTTGGTACCATATGATATAGCTCCAGATATGCCTATCTCGATGTTACCGAGTGTCTCTGGACCTGAGCAAAATCTACATTTCATGTCCGAGGCTGACTTTGGCAGTCCTAATTGTTTGAAATCAGAACTTTGGCAAGATGTTTCCTTACAGAGTCTTCTTTCTGGACCTGATTTAGTTGATTCTGATTCCTTTTCAACAGTAAATCACCTGTCAGCTGCATATTCCTCTAAAGGGGACACCAATGTTTTGGCACCACCTAACCCCTTACATACATCCAGTATGATGGAGACTGCATATGTCCAGGGTCCACTGATGTCCGTACCACAATCTCTTGTTTGTTTTAATGGTTTGCCTGATGCACCTGATGATAGATCGGAGCCAAGAGATATGCCAGTTTCTCAGTCAGAGGCGGTCATACACAGACATGATTCTTTTGGTGATTTGGAGCATCCTGCTAACCCTAGCAGTAGTGATGGTAGACATGGTGCTTCTGCTATTATAGAAGGATTGCCGGAATACGGGGACCAACAGTTGCCTGATGCTGAAGAACCTGCCACCAGTATAACCAAAGAACCTTCACTGCCACAGAGTGAGGCCGAACCAGATGAAAAGCAAGTTAAGGGAGCCCTATTTTACGAACCACCTCGCTTCCCAAGCATGGATGTTCCATTTGTCAGCTGCGATCTTGTAACTTCTGGTGATCTCCAAGAGTATAGTCCCCTTGGTATTCGACAGTTGATGCGCTCAACCATGGATATAACCACTCCATTGAGACTGTGGGGCTCCCCTTCCCAGGATGAAAGTCCTGGTGTTCTGCTGAAGAGTGCCGCCAAAAGCTTCATACGCACACCATCAATATTAAAGAAACGTCCGAGAGATTTCTTATCTCCTACTCCAGACAAAAGAATTGAGAAGAAAAGTGGGACAGAAAAGGACTGTGGCCTGTTAGGCACATCCTCCATCACTGCTGAAACATGTTGCATGAATGCCTCTAAAGACGAAGCAATTGTTACCGAATCAGTATTTTGTACTGAAGCATCTGCATCTTTTAGACCTTTGGAGAAGAAACTTGAGTTCTCTGATGAAAAAGAGGAAAATTTGGGTGAAACAAGTGAGCAGAAGAAAGATGGACGAAATGCAGGGACCAACCATCCTATGGACGAGCAGGCGAGACTAGAACAATGTTCCACTACAAATATGGTCAATAATAATGATGATCCTCCAGAAAATTTAGTAAGTACTTTCAAGTCAGTTTTTCATCTATACCTAACCAGTCAGTAGTACCATACTTTCTATAGAACAGAAGCTAGCGGTTATATAGTTATTGTGGTGTGGCAATAGCAGTGAGCATAGTTACTCCAGTAAATTCTATGCATCttcgatttttatttttttagagtaGCAAATACTTTAATGATTTTGCCATGCATGGCATATGTGTGGGCTTGGACAGAGTGAGGAAAAAaggcatataatttttttcccttggtcAGTTGACCTTGTTCTTACTTAAATTGTTGTTCCTTGCAGCAGCCTGCAGGTTTTCTTGAGCACAAGGGAAATGACCTCCCTGATCATGGCTCAAATGCTATGGATCGGAAGATAAACACAAATCCTGAAGTTTCATCGGCCTGTAAAGAAAGAGCATGTGCTAAATCAAAGTCCACTGAACTCATTGCTGAGAAATCGTCACCATGCATTAATACAGATTATGGATATGTGAACATGTAAGATCTCAAACTATCCCAAATGATTTTTGCAGTTTCCAAATCAGTTTCTTTAAGTTAAGTCGTTAATAGCTCATATTATGTGAGAGTTAAGATATGCAGGTTTTATGGCAACTTATTGTTGTTGAGTGATGGTTTCATCCTCATCTAGTTAGTAGCAAGCATCGATGTGATTTTGGAACTAGTATC
The Brachypodium distachyon strain Bd21 chromosome 2, Brachypodium_distachyon_v3.0, whole genome shotgun sequence genome window above contains:
- the LOC100835395 gene encoding transcription factor MYB3R-1 isoform X1, producing MTSDKGKTSKKAGEASGLPSSSHEEKVSNEPQRQRSLNGRTTGPTRRSTKGNWTPEEDDILSRAVQTYNGKNWKKIAECFPDRTDVQCLHRWQKVLNPELIKGPWSKEEDEVIVDMVRKYGPKKWSTIAQALPGRIGKQCRERWHNHLNPGINKEAWTQEEEIILIHAHRMYGNKWAELTKFLPGRTDNSIKNHWNSSVKKKIDSYTSSGLLAQVSCLPLIEYPVHCNSSPAMTRQNSGESGSNAVRELDDSSACIQSSLDIVSSSQNANVALVCDVQVNEDPSKIEAQDSQSSMCQEACYPSMEGVASASSDVHYHVSSSNFDPDTNLQQEFGQSMNLQMDIDETPSTSLFADNQTICTTVSNERSLVPYDIAPDMPISMLPSVSGPEQNLHFMSEADFGSPNCLKSELWQDVSLQSLLSGPDLVDSDSFSTVNHLSAAYSSKGDTNVLAPPNPLHTSSMMETAYVQGPLMSVPQSLVCFNGLPDAPDDRSEPRDMPVSQSEAVIHRHDSFGDLEHPANPSSSDGRHGASAIIEGLPEYGDQQLPDAEEPATSITKEPSLPQSEAEPDEKQVKGALFYEPPRFPSMDVPFVSCDLVTSGDLQEYSPLGIRQLMRSTMDITTPLRLWGSPSQDESPGVLLKSAAKSFIRTPSILKKRPRDFLSPTPDKRIEKKSGTEKDCGLLGTSSITAETCCMNASKDEAIVTESVFCTEASASFRPLEKKLEFSDEKEENLGETSEQKKDGRNAGTNHPMDEQARLEQCSTTNMVNNNDDPPENLQPAGFLEHKGNDLPDHGSNAMDRKINTNPEVSSACKERACAKSKSTELIAEKSSPCINTDYGYVNILADTPGVKRGLESPSAWKSPWFTNMQYKGSYFVSPADITYDALGLMKRINVQSAAALADAREVLSSGNQRDNSKENKENIDVEKETGTCKSQTKIMTEARVLDFNECATPVRTASNSVGSSLARSLSSPIPSSHPVKHFR
- the LOC100835395 gene encoding transcription factor MYB3R-1 isoform X2 — its product is MTSDKGKTSKKAGEASGLPSSSHEEKVSNEPQRQRSLNGRTTGPTRRSTKGNWTPEEDDILSRAVQTYNGKNWKKIAECFPDRTDVQCLHRWQKVLNPELIKGPWSKEEDEVIVDMVRKYGPKKWSTIAQALPGRIGKQCRERWHNHLNPGINKEAWTQEEEIILIHAHRMYGNKWAELTKFLPGRTDNSIKNHWNSSVKKKIDSYTSSGLLAQVSCLPLIEYPVHCNSSPAMTRQNSGESGSNAVRELDDSSACIQSSLDIVSSSQNANVALVCDVQVNEDPSKIEAQDSQSSMCQEACYPSMEGVASASSDVHYHVSSSNFDPDTNLQQEFGQSMNLQMDIDETPSTSLFADNQTICTTVSNERSLVPYDIAPDMPISMLPSVSGPEQNLHFMSEADFGSPNCLKSELWQDVSLQSLLSGPDLVDSDSFSTVNHLSAAYSSKGDTNVLAPPNPLHTSSMMETAYVQGPLMSVPQSLVCFNGLPDAPDDRSEPRDMPVSQSEAVIHRHDSFGDLEHPANPSSSDGRHGASAIIEGLPEYGDQQLPDAEEPATSITKEPSLPQSEAEPDEKQVKGALFYEPPRFPSMDVPFVSCDLVTSGDLQEYSPLGIRQLMRSTMDITTPLRLWGSPSQDESPGVLLKSAAKSFIRTPSILKKRPRDFLSPTPDKRIEKKSGTEKDCGLLGTSSITAETCCMNASKDEAIVTESVFCTEASASFRPLEKKLEFSDEKEENLGETSEQKKDGRNAGTNHPMDEQARLEQCSTTNMVNNNDDPPENLPAGFLEHKGNDLPDHGSNAMDRKINTNPEVSSACKERACAKSKSTELIAEKSSPCINTDYGYVNILADTPGVKRGLESPSAWKSPWFTNMQYKGSYFVSPADITYDALGLMKRINVQSAAALADAREVLSSGNQRDNSKENKENIDVEKETGTCKSQTKIMTEARVLDFNECATPVRTASNSVGSSLARSLSSPIPSSHPVKHFR